From Frateuria aurantia DSM 6220, one genomic window encodes:
- a CDS encoding tyrosine-type recombinase/integrase, with the protein MDGYTGTHTVKCSLLLSALLFIRPGELRAAEWSEMDPEGAIWRISGEKMKMGAAHLVPLSEQALAILQELRRLMRRLISHGRYVFLCIRTGSRPCPGIPSMSPCVPWAMTRTR; encoded by the coding sequence ATGGATGGGTATACCGGCACCCACACTGTGAAGTGCTCACTGCTGCTGTCGGCCCTGCTGTTTATCCGCCCTGGTGAGCTTCGGGCCGCCGAGTGGTCAGAGATGGATCCGGAGGGTGCTATCTGGCGCATCTCTGGCGAGAAGATGAAGATGGGAGCGGCCCACCTGGTGCCGCTATCCGAGCAGGCTCTGGCCATCCTGCAGGAACTGCGTCGGCTGATGCGTCGGCTGATCAGCCATGGTCGCTATGTGTTCCTCTGTATTCGCACTGGCAGCCGCCCATGTCCGGGAATACCGTCAATGTCGCCTTGCGTGCCCTGGGCCATGACAAGGACACGATGA
- a CDS encoding TonB-dependent receptor, protein MGGRFHFDTFGLHHTLVAGYTSLNENIGYAYALSATANPSNLYYPKPLPEMPARTPWGRSQHHRLNSEQLIDSISMLDDRILLMGGVRNQTLAVDAYTPTTGTRNSSYASSAISPLAGVVIKPLEHVSLYANFTSGLSQGPTAPGAASTANQVFAPYSSKQYEAGVKADWGHVMTSASVFQLPQPNGVLGADNIYRLSGTTRVRGLELNSYGEVVPGLRLMASATFYDASLIGTTGRTKDGNHPAAIPDCTFNVGADWDLPWVPGLGVNGRVQHTGHEYLDAANNLQMPAWTRYDAGLRYSTTIKRRPVVFRATLQNIFAKRYWVAQSAYLMESAPRTVLLSAQIDL, encoded by the coding sequence ATGGGGGGCCGTTTCCATTTTGACACCTTCGGCCTGCATCATACTCTGGTGGCCGGCTATACCTCGTTGAATGAAAACATCGGCTATGCCTATGCGCTTTCAGCGACCGCCAACCCATCCAATCTGTACTACCCGAAGCCCCTGCCCGAGATGCCGGCCCGCACTCCGTGGGGACGGTCGCAGCACCATCGCCTGAACAGCGAGCAGCTGATCGACTCGATTTCGATGCTGGACGATCGCATCCTGCTGATGGGCGGTGTCCGCAACCAGACCCTTGCCGTGGATGCCTATACGCCTACCACCGGCACCCGCAACAGCAGCTATGCCAGCTCGGCGATATCGCCGCTGGCCGGCGTGGTGATCAAGCCGCTGGAGCATGTGTCGCTCTACGCCAACTTCACCTCGGGGCTGTCCCAGGGGCCGACTGCGCCCGGTGCCGCCAGCACTGCCAACCAGGTCTTCGCGCCATACAGCTCCAAGCAGTACGAGGCCGGCGTCAAGGCCGACTGGGGTCATGTCATGACCTCTGCCTCGGTCTTCCAGCTGCCGCAACCCAATGGAGTATTGGGTGCCGACAATATCTACCGCCTCAGCGGTACCACCCGCGTGCGCGGACTGGAGCTGAACAGTTACGGCGAGGTGGTTCCAGGCCTGCGACTGATGGCCAGCGCGACCTTCTATGACGCCAGCCTGATCGGCACGACCGGCAGGACCAAGGACGGAAACCATCCCGCCGCCATCCCGGACTGCACCTTCAATGTGGGAGCCGACTGGGACCTTCCGTGGGTACCCGGTCTCGGCGTGAACGGCAGGGTCCAGCATACCGGCCATGAATATCTCGATGCCGCCAACAATCTGCAGATGCCTGCCTGGACCCGCTATGACGCGGGCCTGCGCTACAGCACGACGATCAAACGCCGTCCCGTGGTCTTCCGCGCCACGCTGCAGAACATATTCGCCAAACGCTATTGGGTTGCGCAAAGCGCCTACCTGATGGAGTCCGCGCCAAGAACCGTATTGCTATCGGCACAAATCGATCTCTGA
- a CDS encoding FadR/GntR family transcriptional regulator, with the protein MSRLLERMDNGIYPAGSQLPTEPALSAEFEVSRTVIREALSRLKAHQRIQTRHGIGSFVSLPPRSESGSGHGPSARLTLLDVLAMQEARTGLEVEAAAMAAQRRNDRELLAIEAAMREIRTAMKDPRMDITTADIEFHLAIAAATGNDYIREMQQRLSSLSIPCIRQHLDRSKSHSSQAFLAQAVDEHQSVLDAIRNRDDAAARKYMRQHMKNAEQRTLLLRTELEQQSS; encoded by the coding sequence ATGAGCCGCCTGCTGGAGCGCATGGACAACGGCATCTACCCGGCCGGCAGCCAGCTGCCGACCGAGCCCGCCCTGAGCGCTGAATTCGAAGTCAGCCGCACCGTGATCAGGGAAGCCCTTTCCCGTCTGAAAGCCCATCAGCGTATCCAGACCCGGCATGGCATCGGCAGCTTTGTGTCCCTGCCGCCCAGAAGCGAGTCCGGTTCCGGTCATGGGCCAAGTGCCAGATTGACCTTGCTGGACGTGCTGGCCATGCAGGAAGCCAGAACCGGGCTTGAGGTCGAAGCGGCGGCCATGGCCGCGCAACGTCGGAACGACCGTGAATTGCTGGCCATCGAGGCCGCCATGCGCGAGATCCGGACCGCCATGAAGGATCCTCGAATGGACATCACCACGGCGGATATCGAATTCCATCTCGCCATTGCCGCCGCCACCGGCAATGATTACATTCGCGAGATGCAGCAGCGCCTGAGCAGCCTCAGCATTCCCTGCATCCGTCAACATCTGGATCGGTCCAAAAGCCATTCCAGCCAGGCGTTTCTTGCACAGGCCGTCGACGAACACCAGTCGGTGCTGGACGCAATCCGCAACCGGGATGACGCGGCGGCACGCAAGTACATGCGGCAGCATATGAAAAATGCCGAGCAGCGTACCCTGCTGCTGCGCACCGAACTGGAACAGCAGTCCAGCTGA
- a CDS encoding PepSY-associated TM helix domain-containing protein has translation MSTAKGMRPPSRGVRQKMTGLHTWTGLLAGWLLYAMFLTGTVSYFKEEISQWMRPELRPAQIAPDLPAIAQRTADTLALIAAGSPGWSMLLPTSRNPVVSAFWRDRDHADQPRRHGGRPFQTALFDPDTGKTLSARDTLGGEFFYRFHFQFYGLPVLWGRWLAGLCAMFMLVAIISGVIVHKKIFIDFFTFRWGKGQRSWLDAHNALSVFGLPFHFMITYSGLILLMALYMPWGARTGLRTPMQQAALDTQLSAYIRPGQPAHVAAPLAPMDAMVRLARQRWGSAEGLRITVTRPGDAAARVAVARGDTRRVSTSPQYLLFDGATGELLQVHDHVGAAAETRGVMAALHLGRFSDMPLRWLYFLISLGGTAMVGTGLVMWTVKRRASLPDPHLPHFGFRLVERLNISSIAGLSIAMTSYLWSNRLLPAAMAQRADAEDKVFFAAWGLSLLYAICRPARRAWIELLWTASALLALLPLLNAITTNRPLWHSLIIGDRVFAGFDLSLWAFAALHAMLAARAGRHPLRAASRAAAPARSSPVGQP, from the coding sequence GTGAGCACGGCCAAGGGCATGCGACCGCCCTCACGTGGCGTGCGGCAGAAGATGACCGGGCTGCATACCTGGACCGGCTTGCTTGCTGGCTGGCTGCTGTATGCCATGTTCCTCACCGGTACCGTCAGTTACTTCAAGGAGGAGATCTCGCAGTGGATGCGCCCAGAGCTCAGGCCCGCACAGATTGCGCCGGACCTGCCGGCCATCGCCCAGCGCACCGCGGATACGCTGGCCTTGATCGCCGCCGGCAGTCCCGGATGGAGCATGCTGTTGCCTACCTCGCGCAATCCGGTAGTCAGTGCCTTCTGGCGCGACCGTGACCACGCGGACCAGCCGCGCCGACACGGGGGCCGTCCGTTCCAGACTGCACTGTTTGATCCCGACACCGGCAAGACTCTCTCGGCTCGCGATACGCTGGGCGGCGAATTCTTCTACCGCTTCCACTTCCAGTTCTATGGTCTGCCGGTACTGTGGGGACGCTGGCTGGCCGGACTGTGCGCCATGTTCATGCTGGTGGCGATCATCAGCGGCGTGATTGTCCACAAGAAGATCTTCATTGACTTCTTCACCTTCCGCTGGGGCAAAGGCCAACGCTCATGGCTGGATGCCCACAATGCCTTGTCTGTCTTCGGGCTGCCTTTTCACTTCATGATCACCTACAGCGGCCTGATATTGTTGATGGCCCTGTACATGCCCTGGGGTGCGAGAACCGGCCTCCGGACGCCGATGCAGCAGGCCGCGCTGGATACGCAACTGAGCGCTTATATCCGGCCCGGCCAACCCGCCCATGTTGCCGCTCCGCTCGCGCCGATGGATGCCATGGTCCGCCTGGCCCGACAACGGTGGGGATCGGCGGAAGGTCTGCGCATCACCGTGACCCGGCCCGGGGATGCCGCCGCCCGGGTAGCAGTCGCCCGCGGCGACACGCGTCGGGTATCGACCAGTCCGCAATATCTGCTGTTCGATGGCGCCACGGGTGAGCTGCTGCAGGTCCATGACCATGTCGGAGCCGCTGCAGAAACGCGCGGCGTGATGGCCGCACTGCACCTGGGCCGCTTCAGTGACATGCCCTTGCGCTGGCTGTACTTCCTCATCAGTCTGGGCGGCACGGCCATGGTCGGCACCGGCCTGGTGATGTGGACCGTCAAGCGCAGAGCGTCCTTGCCCGACCCGCACCTCCCCCATTTCGGCTTCCGCCTGGTCGAACGTCTGAACATCAGCAGCATCGCCGGCCTGTCGATCGCGATGACCAGCTACCTGTGGAGCAACCGCCTCCTGCCCGCAGCCATGGCGCAGCGCGCCGATGCCGAGGACAAGGTGTTCTTTGCCGCCTGGGGGCTGAGTCTGCTCTATGCGATCTGCCGCCCCGCCCGCCGTGCCTGGATCGAGCTGCTATGGACGGCCAGTGCGCTGCTGGCCCTGCTGCCACTGCTGAACGCGATCACCACCAACCGCCCGCTGTGGCACAGCCTGATCATCGGCGACCGGGTCTTCGCAGGCTTCGATCTCAGCCTGTGGGCTTTTGCAGCCCTGCACGCCATGCTCGCAGCCCGCGCCGGCCGACACCCGCTGCGCGCGGCCAGCCGTGCGGCAGCCCCCGCCCGCTCATCACCGGTAGGCCAGCCATGA
- a CDS encoding tyrosine-type recombinase/integrase: MSGNTVNVALRALGHDKDTMTAHRFRSMAATRLNEMGWNGDAIERQLAHAESNKVRDVYTSQAQYLPERMRMIQGWADCLDSLKAGGTVVAFKSKAG, translated from the coding sequence ATGTCCGGGAATACCGTCAATGTCGCCTTGCGTGCCCTGGGCCATGACAAGGACACGATGACGGCCCACAGGTTCCGCTCCATGGCTGCAACCCGGCTCAACGAGATGGGCTGGAATGGCGATGCCATCGAGCGTCAGCTGGCCCATGCCGAATCGAACAAGGTGCGCGACGTCTACACCAGTCAGGCGCAGTACCTGCCCGAACGCATGCGGATGATACAGGGCTGGGCGGATTGCCTGGACAGTCTCAAGGCCGGTGGCACGGTGGTGGCCTTCAAGAGCAAGGCGGGCTGA
- a CDS encoding diguanylate phosphodiesterase — MLSTLIYCSHVNDGLSPEALDVMLTEGRERNAARGITGILLFDGIHFVQLLEGPAPRLDALLESIRRDPRHRNVVVLLQDNGPCRRFDGDPCAMVDLRVLSPEQVSSMIHDRLEERASQACSDDRVFKVLMWYALARGTDHIVEGEDALCWRLVADVPAVIHEVTAESGQNYKFALQPIVDPIRRVVTSFEFLMRSQAGGSPEPLLAAIPPGRRHLLDLESKTQAFHLARRLGLNNIHLSVNLLPMSLTDIPGSVERLVDQIVACGLSPSQVMVEVTEQEAISSLKAFSGAIKRLRRAGIGIAIDDFGAGFAGLSLLAEFQPDKLKIDRSLIRDIHRSGPRQAIVRAIVQVSVAMGITPVAEGVERLEEWCWLQAAGVQRFQGYLFARPAVGQVPAMRWPERILSHGVLPEGAL, encoded by the coding sequence TTGCTGTCGACACTGATTTATTGCAGCCATGTCAATGACGGACTGAGCCCCGAAGCGCTTGATGTCATGCTGACCGAGGGGCGCGAGCGCAATGCCGCGCGGGGGATTACCGGCATTCTGCTGTTCGACGGAATCCATTTCGTACAACTGCTAGAAGGGCCGGCGCCCAGGCTTGACGCACTGCTTGAGTCGATCAGGCGGGATCCGCGTCATCGAAATGTGGTCGTGCTGTTGCAGGATAACGGACCTTGTCGCCGTTTCGATGGCGACCCATGCGCGATGGTCGACCTTCGTGTACTCAGTCCGGAGCAGGTCTCTTCAATGATTCATGACAGGCTGGAGGAGCGGGCAAGCCAGGCCTGCAGTGATGATCGAGTCTTCAAGGTGCTCATGTGGTACGCACTGGCGCGAGGGACTGATCATATCGTCGAGGGTGAGGATGCGCTGTGCTGGAGGCTGGTGGCCGATGTACCTGCGGTGATTCACGAAGTCACGGCAGAGTCCGGGCAGAATTACAAGTTCGCCTTGCAACCCATTGTCGATCCGATCCGACGGGTCGTTACCTCGTTCGAATTTCTGATGCGCAGCCAAGCCGGTGGTTCGCCCGAGCCGTTGCTGGCCGCGATTCCGCCGGGCCGGCGTCATCTGCTGGATCTGGAGTCGAAGACGCAGGCTTTTCATCTGGCGCGCCGACTGGGGCTGAACAATATTCATCTGTCGGTCAATTTGCTGCCGATGTCATTGACGGACATTCCCGGATCGGTGGAGCGACTGGTTGATCAGATCGTCGCCTGCGGGCTTTCTCCCAGTCAGGTGATGGTGGAGGTCACCGAGCAGGAAGCCATCTCGTCACTGAAGGCTTTTTCCGGGGCGATCAAGCGTCTGCGACGAGCGGGCATCGGTATCGCGATCGACGATTTCGGTGCCGGGTTTGCCGGCCTGTCCTTGCTCGCCGAATTTCAGCCAGACAAGCTGAAGATCGATCGCAGCCTGATCCGTGACATCCACCGCAGCGGCCCGAGGCAAGCCATTGTACGGGCAATTGTCCAGGTCAGTGTGGCGATGGGCATCACCCCGGTGGCCGAGGGCGTGGAGCGGCTTGAAGAGTGGTGCTGGCTGCAGGCCGCCGGGGTGCAGCGGTTCCAGGGCTATCTGTTCGCCAGACCGGCGGTGGGACAGGTGCCGGCGATGCGGTGGCCGGAGCGGATCCTGTCACATGGCGTCTTGCCCGAAGGGGCGCTGTGA
- a CDS encoding DUF3325 domain-containing protein translates to MSTLLVMLLCVMAFAGLALATSRQQRELFGRALSPAATCGLRASGWLGLLIALGLLVAGRGWAAGLVCYSGCTSLAAALVYLGLIIQARRTTPH, encoded by the coding sequence ATGAGCACGCTGCTGGTCATGCTCCTGTGCGTGATGGCGTTCGCGGGACTGGCCCTGGCGACGTCCCGTCAGCAACGCGAGCTGTTCGGCCGCGCGCTTTCGCCCGCGGCCACGTGTGGCCTGCGGGCGTCCGGCTGGCTGGGCTTGCTGATCGCACTCGGCCTGCTGGTCGCGGGGCGTGGCTGGGCAGCAGGCCTAGTCTGCTACAGCGGCTGCACCAGCCTGGCTGCCGCCCTGGTGTATCTCGGCCTGATCATTCAGGCCCGCCGCACAACACCGCACTGA
- a CDS encoding TonB-dependent receptor: MLHIKIHPLTRAVVATLLAITAGTSQDLFAQSTTGAIAGTISPTGDLSVQVASDTGLSRQVSVDAHGHYIAGQLPLGTYTVTISRHGQVIGHLNHIHLKLGNTTEASWTQPEGKQLSAVQVVANRAPAIDVGSVDSRTVIDASQLDRLPLGRSAEAIAMLAPGVMPNSGGYSGPTGQSLLSFGGSSASENAYYINGFNTTDPLRGFGGITLPYNSIDQEEIYTGGYSAQYGRSDGGVINLVGKRGSNQWHYGGQVVWEPNFIRESQQNVYYTNGLPSSPVAGKLYDPKSANKQASTIYDGYLSGPLIKDKLFFFVSGEFARQNNTAVNSVTSSTPYVRSRTDLPKLYGKLDWNITRNNILELSGASSRNYTDGNIYNYDYNQLRRGSYINSADQTKTGGRLWSAKFTSYITEDLTFTALYGKMKTFNYDVPGNYDGSLTYLSNTANQNPALNGGTAITNAQTVSSLYNANRHNQTSNLRLSLNYQLGSHSITAGIDNLASSAIDQGSQASGPGYTWNYGYTTSPDQALIPNLGVGAPADYANGASGYYAIKQVSSSLASVRTSQQSQYIEDQWQVSDRWLVSLGLRNDQFTNYNANSQAYIRQRKPQWAPRVGFSWDVNGDASFKVYGNAGRYYLGLPLNPALNAAGAYVSTSQYYTYSGIAADGTPSGVTAFSNPVSANNTYGVLPDPKTVTAQNLKSEYQDEFILGFTKTLGHDWIYGAKATRRLLRNAIDDYCDVSAIEQKASALGYDVKSTNSCYLINPGRSNSFTVIDSGGAYRTVGLSNAEMGFPQLKRKYYALETFLEHPFDGHWYGRIDYVFSRSYGDTEGQLRSDIQQTAASTSIDWDFPSLMSYSNGDQSNDHRHQIKLFGYYQITPQWLISGDVLIASGNPRNCLGYYGAGQTDPDGYGSYYHWCGGNPAPPGTYRLPWNKQVDLGLTYRPGFAASRLGISLNVFNVFNSQTVLNAYPYYQISPKTPDPLYGAALIRQLPRYVRFSLNYDY, from the coding sequence ATGTTGCATATCAAGATCCATCCACTGACGAGGGCTGTGGTCGCGACCCTGCTCGCCATCACCGCAGGTACCAGCCAGGACCTGTTCGCGCAATCCACGACCGGCGCCATCGCCGGCACCATCAGCCCGACTGGTGACCTCAGTGTGCAGGTAGCCAGCGATACCGGCCTTTCCCGTCAGGTCAGTGTCGATGCGCATGGCCATTACATCGCCGGCCAGTTGCCGCTGGGCACCTACACAGTGACGATTTCCAGACATGGTCAGGTCATTGGCCATCTGAATCACATTCACCTCAAGCTGGGCAACACCACCGAAGCTTCATGGACACAACCGGAGGGCAAACAGCTGTCGGCCGTGCAGGTGGTCGCCAATCGCGCACCGGCCATCGATGTCGGATCGGTCGATTCGCGCACCGTGATCGACGCCTCGCAGCTGGACCGCCTGCCCTTGGGGCGTTCAGCCGAGGCCATCGCCATGCTGGCACCGGGCGTAATGCCCAACAGCGGCGGCTATTCCGGGCCGACCGGTCAATCCCTGCTCAGCTTCGGCGGCTCTTCGGCCAGCGAAAACGCCTATTACATCAACGGATTCAATACCACGGATCCCTTGCGTGGCTTCGGCGGCATCACCCTGCCCTACAACTCCATCGACCAGGAAGAAATTTACACCGGCGGCTACAGTGCACAGTATGGTCGGTCCGACGGCGGCGTGATCAATCTGGTCGGCAAGCGCGGCAGCAATCAATGGCATTACGGCGGTCAGGTGGTATGGGAACCGAACTTCATCCGTGAGTCTCAGCAAAATGTCTACTACACCAACGGACTGCCGTCATCGCCGGTCGCCGGCAAGCTGTATGACCCGAAGTCGGCCAACAAGCAGGCCAGCACCATCTATGACGGCTATCTCAGCGGGCCGCTGATCAAGGACAAGCTGTTTTTCTTTGTCAGCGGCGAATTCGCGCGACAGAACAACACGGCCGTCAACAGTGTCACCTCATCCACTCCGTATGTGCGTTCCAGAACGGATCTGCCCAAACTGTACGGCAAGCTGGACTGGAACATCACCAGGAACAACATCCTGGAACTCAGCGGCGCCTCCAGCCGCAATTACACGGATGGCAATATCTACAACTACGACTACAACCAGTTGCGTCGCGGCAGCTATATCAACAGCGCCGATCAGACCAAGACCGGGGGCCGGCTGTGGAGCGCGAAGTTCACCAGCTATATCACCGAGGATCTGACCTTCACGGCCTTGTACGGCAAAATGAAGACCTTCAACTATGACGTGCCGGGCAATTACGATGGCTCGCTGACCTATCTCAGCAATACCGCCAACCAGAATCCAGCCCTGAATGGCGGCACGGCTATCACCAATGCCCAGACTGTCAGCTCGCTGTACAACGCCAACCGCCACAACCAGACCAGCAATCTGCGTCTGTCGCTGAACTATCAGCTGGGCAGCCACAGCATCACCGCAGGCATCGACAATCTGGCCTCCAGCGCCATCGATCAGGGCAGCCAGGCCTCCGGTCCCGGCTACACCTGGAATTACGGCTATACCACCTCACCGGATCAGGCTCTGATTCCCAATCTGGGAGTGGGCGCACCAGCCGACTATGCCAATGGCGCCAGCGGCTACTATGCGATCAAGCAGGTCAGCAGCTCGCTGGCGAGCGTCCGCACCTCGCAGCAGTCCCAATATATCGAAGACCAATGGCAGGTCTCGGATCGATGGCTGGTTTCATTGGGTTTGCGCAACGACCAGTTCACCAATTACAACGCCAACAGCCAGGCCTATATCCGCCAGCGGAAACCCCAGTGGGCCCCACGGGTGGGCTTCAGCTGGGATGTGAACGGTGATGCCAGTTTCAAGGTCTACGGCAATGCCGGTCGCTACTATCTGGGACTGCCCTTGAACCCGGCGCTCAATGCGGCAGGCGCCTATGTATCCACAAGCCAGTACTATACCTACAGCGGCATCGCCGCCGACGGCACTCCCAGCGGCGTGACAGCCTTCTCCAACCCCGTATCGGCCAACAATACCTACGGCGTATTGCCCGATCCGAAGACCGTGACGGCACAGAATCTGAAGTCCGAATATCAGGATGAATTCATCCTGGGCTTCACCAAGACCCTGGGCCACGACTGGATCTACGGAGCCAAGGCTACCCGTCGATTGCTGCGCAATGCGATCGATGATTACTGCGATGTCTCGGCTATCGAACAGAAGGCCTCGGCGCTGGGCTACGACGTGAAGTCGACCAACAGCTGCTACCTGATCAATCCGGGACGCAGCAACAGTTTCACGGTAATCGACAGCGGCGGCGCCTATCGCACGGTCGGGCTGAGCAATGCCGAGATGGGCTTTCCGCAGCTGAAGCGCAAGTACTATGCACTTGAAACCTTCCTGGAGCACCCGTTCGACGGCCATTGGTATGGTCGTATCGACTATGTCTTCTCGCGGAGCTATGGCGATACCGAAGGTCAGTTGCGCTCGGATATCCAGCAAACCGCCGCCTCGACCAGCATCGACTGGGACTTCCCGTCATTGATGTCATACAGCAATGGCGATCAGAGCAATGACCACCGTCATCAGATCAAGCTGTTCGGCTATTACCAGATCACTCCGCAGTGGCTGATTTCCGGTGATGTGCTGATCGCCTCAGGCAACCCAAGAAACTGCCTGGGCTACTATGGCGCGGGTCAGACCGATCCGGACGGCTACGGAAGCTATTATCACTGGTGCGGCGGCAATCCAGCCCCGCCCGGCACCTATCGCCTGCCGTGGAACAAGCAGGTGGACCTGGGCCTCACTTATCGACCTGGCTTTGCGGCATCACGTCTGGGTATTTCGCTCAACGTATTCAATGTCTTCAACAGCCAGACCGTGCTGAATGCCTACCCCTACTACCAGATCTCGCCCAAGACGCCGGATCCGCTTTATGGCGCGGCCCTGATCCGCCAATTGCCACGATATGTACGTTTCAGCCTGAACTACGACTACTGA
- a CDS encoding DUF3649 domain-containing protein: MLARFYDCLKPCLPAPPPPQPRSLARWYRISALASRITAAMLGGYALAALTSIAALALPMATPQAVLTGMQSSFAVYAGAVIWVFLARSATRAWAGLTMVAVPLALIAWRVSSAQPAMPPL, translated from the coding sequence ATGTTGGCAAGATTTTACGACTGCCTGAAGCCATGCCTGCCAGCCCCGCCCCCCCCCCAACCCAGGTCGCTTGCCCGCTGGTACCGCATCAGTGCACTGGCCTCGCGCATCACTGCCGCCATGCTCGGCGGCTATGCACTTGCCGCACTGACCAGCATCGCCGCGCTGGCATTGCCCATGGCCACGCCACAGGCCGTACTGACGGGCATGCAGTCCAGTTTCGCGGTATACGCCGGGGCGGTGATCTGGGTATTTCTTGCGCGTAGCGCTACTCGGGCCTGGGCCGGGCTGACCATGGTCGCTGTTCCGCTGGCCCTGATCGCCTGGCGAGTGAGTTCGGCGCAACCCGCCATGCCGCCGCTGTGA
- a CDS encoding diguanylate phosphodiesterase, whose translation MLSTLIYRSRIREEFSSEMLQQLAAAGRRRNAAMGITGILLFDGVHFVQLLEGDKARLDELFESIKHDPRHRNIVVLLRDQGPFRRFEGDQLAMLDLRVLSSAKVSSLIHDKLEERTSQACSDDRVYKILMWYALARGTDHIVEGEDAQCWRWVAAPPRDVPPEPGDRGLAYRFALQPIVDPLRREVTSYEFLIRGAEGGSPEQLFASIQPEQRYRLDLESKAEAFRLARRLGLKDVKLSVNLLPMSLTGIPGAVERLVEQIVECGLSPSQVVVEVTEQEAISCLEVFSGAIEQLRRAGVGIAVDDFGAGFAGLSLLAEFQPDKLKIDRSLIQNIHRSGPRQAIVRAIVQASISMGITPVAEGVELVEEWSWLQAVGVERFQGYLFARPATAGIPAMNWPERVVPLLLPTQP comes from the coding sequence TTGCTGTCGACATTGATCTACCGCAGCCGCATTCGCGAAGAATTCAGTTCCGAGATGCTCCAGCAGCTGGCTGCGGCGGGACGACGGCGCAACGCCGCCATGGGCATCACCGGCATCCTGCTGTTTGACGGCGTTCATTTCGTGCAGTTGCTGGAAGGTGACAAGGCGCGGCTGGACGAGCTGTTCGAGTCCATCAAGCATGATCCCAGACATCGCAATATCGTGGTCCTGCTGCGTGACCAGGGGCCCTTCCGTCGTTTCGAAGGCGATCAACTGGCGATGCTGGATCTGCGGGTGCTGAGTTCAGCCAAGGTGTCATCGCTGATCCACGACAAGCTGGAGGAACGGACCAGTCAGGCCTGCAGTGATGACAGGGTCTACAAGATTCTGATGTGGTATGCCTTGGCGCGGGGAACCGACCATATCGTGGAAGGTGAGGATGCGCAGTGCTGGCGATGGGTTGCGGCTCCACCCCGCGATGTACCGCCGGAGCCCGGCGATCGCGGTCTGGCCTATCGGTTTGCCCTGCAGCCGATCGTCGATCCGCTACGGAGGGAGGTCACCTCGTACGAGTTTCTGATACGTGGCGCGGAAGGTGGATCACCTGAGCAACTGTTTGCCTCGATTCAACCGGAACAACGCTACCGGCTTGATCTGGAATCGAAGGCCGAAGCCTTTCGCCTTGCGCGTCGATTGGGGCTGAAGGACGTCAAGCTGTCGGTCAATTTGCTGCCGATGTCCCTGACCGGGATCCCCGGCGCCGTGGAGCGGCTGGTGGAGCAGATCGTGGAATGCGGCTTGTCACCCAGCCAGGTGGTGGTGGAGGTGACGGAGCAGGAGGCCATTTCCTGTCTGGAGGTCTTTTCCGGAGCCATCGAACAGTTGCGCCGGGCAGGCGTCGGCATCGCGGTCGACGATTTCGGTGCCGGTTTCGCAGGGCTTTCCCTGCTGGCCGAGTTCCAGCCGGACAAGCTCAAGATCGATCGCAGCCTGATCCAGAACATTCACCGCAGCGGGCCCAGGCAGGCCATCGTGCGCGCCATTGTCCAAGCCTCTATCTCGATGGGTATCACACCGGTGGCCGAGGGGGTGGAACTGGTGGAAGAGTGGTCGTGGCTGCAGGCCGTGGGTGTCGAGCGCTTTCAGGGATATCTGTTTGCCCGCCCGGCGACAGCTGGCATTCCAGCCATGAACTGGCCTGAACGGGTGGTGCCGCTCTTGCTGCCAACGCAGCCCTGA
- a CDS encoding tyrosine-type recombinase/integrase, whose product MDRQDVAEITAAKNRWLLENYLFPHIGQRPIAEIRARELLAVLRAIEAEGRLETANRARIKAGQIFRFAIIEGYADIDPTGSLRGALKPSRNITMRPSLIRGRSVP is encoded by the coding sequence ATGGACCGGCAGGACGTGGCAGAGATCACCGCGGCCAAGAATCGATGGTTGTTGGAAAACTATCTGTTCCCGCACATCGGGCAGCGGCCCATTGCCGAGATCCGGGCACGCGAGCTGCTGGCAGTACTACGGGCCATCGAGGCGGAGGGGCGATTGGAGACGGCAAACCGGGCCAGGATCAAGGCCGGCCAGATCTTCCGGTTTGCCATCATCGAGGGCTATGCGGATATCGACCCCACCGGCAGCTTGCGCGGCGCCCTCAAGCCATCACGCAACATCACCATGCGGCCATCACTGATCCGGGGCAGATCGGTGCCTTGA